In Ruminiclostridium josui JCM 17888, the genomic window CATTTCCTCACGACCTATGATGGTAAAGGATCTTGGCAGATAGGGGAACTGTGCCATACTTCCTCTTACTTTGTCTGTAACAATGGTTTCCTGGTCTCCATAGCATAATTCCTGAAGCTTCTGAGTCAACTGCTTGATTTCTTTTTTTAACTTAATTATCTGACTTAATTCTTCTTTTATCATATTTGTCTCCTTTTTATAACCTGTGTCTGTTTTATTCCCATTTGGGAACATAGGGTTTATAGAACTTTTCTGATTAATTTATACATAGTATCCACAAGGGGATAAATCAACTTTCAAATGTAATAATGTCTCATATTGGGAACAATAAAATAATAACATCCTGACTATTCAATGTCAATGAAAAATTCTCCGTTTGGAAAATAAAATTTGCATTTGGGAACAAAAGATGTATAATATAATTGTTACGACTTACGCAGGAGGGTTTAAAATGGCATCTATTAATGAAAGAATAAAAGAGCTGAGAACCTCTAGAGGTTTTTCAGTTGATGAATTTGCAAAAATACTTGGCATTCATAGAAGTTCTGTTTATAGATATGAAGGAGAAAACGAAAAAGAGACTAGAGATGTCCCTATGAGTCTGGCTATATTAATTTCTAAAAAATTCAACGTAAGCCTTGATTGGCTTGGAGGCTTAACTGATACAAAGCAGCCGGAATTAAGTGCAAAAGAACTTACAGAAGTGTATTTCTCCCTAAATGAGGAAGCAAAAAAAGAGTTATTTAACTACGCAAATTATTTAAAAAGTAAAGTGTAAAAGGACGACATTTTAAAATAATTTAAATCAAAACCAAATGTATTATATAAGTCTCATAAAATAAATAAAGGACTGAGATTATATCTCAATCCTTTATTTGGTGCCGAAGACCGGAATCGAACCGGTACGGGGTGTTAGCCCCGCAGGATTTTAAGTCCTGTGCGTCTGCCAGTTCCGCCACTTCGGCATATCAAAATCAACCGGCGACTAGCTTATTATAATACTATATCATGCCAGATGTCAACACCTATTTGTCCAATTTTTTTATAAGTCATACAATTTAGTATTGTGCAGACTTTCTATATCCACTACTGCCACGTT contains:
- a CDS encoding helix-turn-helix domain-containing protein; its protein translation is MASINERIKELRTSRGFSVDEFAKILGIHRSSVYRYEGENEKETRDVPMSLAILISKKFNVSLDWLGGLTDTKQPELSAKELTEVYFSLNEEAKKELFNYANYLKSKV